The nucleotide sequence AACAAGCCGGGCCACCTTGGCCGTCTTGACCGGATCGTGCGCCAGTTCTAATAAATCCACGTTCGTTGCATATAATCAGTGGGAGAGTAACCGATTGATGCAGCAATTAGTTAAACGGGTTAGTTTGTGACCCAGGACCGCACGTTAATGGCTCATGCGACGCTGGGCGGCCTTCCCAAAAAACCAGAGGGCTAGCGCGTTTGTATAATGATAAAAATCCGTAGGATGCATGAACCCATCCAGCAATGGTGCTTTGGTGGCCAGCCCCATCAACATGGCTGCCAGGACGACCCAAAGTCCTCGTTTGTTTCGTTGCAGCAGCGAAAAAACAGCCAGCAGCATCAGGACCAGAATCCCCAGCGACGGCACGATAGGCGTAAACACCCGCGCATTGGGCAGAAGCAGACTGATGAACAGAAACAGACCGAAGAGCACGGTCGATACGAAAGTAGTAAGCGAGAGAATTCGCTGATTGAGCAGCGCGTAAACGGCCGTCACGACGCAGACAACTCCAAGGCTGTCCGACAGCACGATCATGGAGCTATGCAGCGGTTCGAGTGCTTCATTGTTGGTATAATTGAAAACACCAATTAGAGCGGCCAGGGAAGTTGTCAGCAAAAAAAAGCCCCACAGTAGCCGATTGAACAGGGCTATGCGTCCGAAAAAGTGCCAGAATACACCGACGCCCGCCCCCGCCAGAATTGAACCAGAGAGAATGTGCGAAAAAATCATCACGTAATTTACGAAGTTTAGGCTATTTTTGCCCAGCTTTTTACGGTCATAAGGCGAATAGACGAGGAACAAAACTACCTTAGTAACAATAGTCTCTGCTCTTTTGTGCATTTGTCTTAGAGATAATTAACCGCATCGCCAACGATTTCTATAACCTGTCATGAGTGTTTTAGTAAACAAGGACTCCAAAGTTATCGTCCAGGGCTTTACCGGCTCGGAGGGCAGTTTTCACGCCCAGCAGATGATCGAATACGGCACCAACGTTGTCGGGGGGGTAACGCCCGGCAAAGGTGGTCAGACTCACCTCGACCGGCCGGTATTCAATACCGTTCAGCAGGCCGTCGATGAAGCGGGCGCCAACGTTTCGATTATCTTCGTTCCGCCGGCTTTTGCTGCGGACGCCATTATGGAAGCCGCCGATGCGGGCATCAAGGTCATTATCTGTATCACCGAAGGAATCCCGACGGAAGATATGGTGGCCGTCAAGAACTACCTGACCGATAAGGACGTTCGCCTGATCGGGCCCAACTGCCCCGGCGTGATGACTGCCGAGGAGTGTAAAGTAGGAATCATGCCAGGGTTTATCTTTAAAAAAGGCACCATTGGTATCGTATCGAAGTCAGGAACCCTGACGTACGAAGCCGTGGATCAGCTGACGAAAGCCGGCCTGGGCCAGTCGACCGCCATTGGGATCGGGGGTGACCCGATCATCGGAACAACGACCAAACAGGCTGTTGAACTGCTCATGAACGACCCCGAAACCGAAGCTATCGTTATGATTGGCGAAATCGGGGGCGGTATGGAAGCCGAGGCTGCCCACTGGATTAAAGCCGACGGCAACCGTAAACCCGTGGTTGGCTTCATTGCTGGTCAGACCGCGCCGAAAGGTCGTCGGATGGGCCATGCCGGCGCCATCGTAGGTGGAGCTGACGACACCGCAGCCGCAAAAATGGCGATCATGCGCGAGTGCGGGATTCACGTTGTTGAGTCACCTGCTCTTATCGGCGATACCATGCTGAAGGCATTGGGGAAATAACCAATCCGCTGGTCGTATAGAGTCCGCTGCAGGACTAATCAAAATAGCTTATCTTTGTAAAGCCGAAATGGTAACGTTTCGGCTTTTTTATGCCTACCGTTCTGAGTCGCTATTGGTTTGGGTTCCTGCTGCTGTGGCTGGGTTTATCTGCTTTTGCGCAGGATAGTCCCAGAACCAATGGTGTTGGACCCGCAGGCCGTTATTATCCCGTCCGAGATTTTCGCGAGGATTTCCTGGTGTATGATGACGCAGCCAGAGCGTATATACCCTATATAGCAGAGCAGCATGCCGACGAGACGGCTTTGAGTGCTTATATCGATCTGGAAAGCAATCGCCATTATCAGTTGCTTATTTCGACGCGCCAGAGCGGGTATTTATTTATTAACGCAGCGCTCAGACGGAAACTTCCGGCGGGGCAGTGGCTGGTTCTGAGCATTGACAGCCTGTACCGCGTGTATCGCCAGCCCGAAATTTTTCTGACGCTATACGGAGCACCTGGTCTGGAGGATAAACGGCTATTTATTGGATATCCGAAGTCTGCCACGCAGAAGCCGGTCGTCCTACGCGACGACAACCTGAGCGTTCGGCCCAGGAAATTTTCTGTGTACGACAATTTCCTCGGTTTAGGGTTGCTGTTTCTGCTGGCGACCCATGCCTTTCTGTTTACGTTTTACCACCGGGCGTTTCTGCGGTTTTATAGTCTGCGTGATCT is from Spirosoma taeanense and encodes:
- the sucD gene encoding succinate--CoA ligase subunit alpha, which produces MSVLVNKDSKVIVQGFTGSEGSFHAQQMIEYGTNVVGGVTPGKGGQTHLDRPVFNTVQQAVDEAGANVSIIFVPPAFAADAIMEAADAGIKVIICITEGIPTEDMVAVKNYLTDKDVRLIGPNCPGVMTAEECKVGIMPGFIFKKGTIGIVSKSGTLTYEAVDQLTKAGLGQSTAIGIGGDPIIGTTTKQAVELLMNDPETEAIVMIGEIGGGMEAEAAHWIKADGNRKPVVGFIAGQTAPKGRRMGHAGAIVGGADDTAAAKMAIMRECGIHVVESPALIGDTMLKALGK
- a CDS encoding DUF4271 domain-containing protein, whose amino-acid sequence is MPTVLSRYWFGFLLLWLGLSAFAQDSPRTNGVGPAGRYYPVRDFREDFLVYDDAARAYIPYIAEQHADETALSAYIDLESNRHYQLLISTRQSGYLFINAALRRKLPAGQWLVLSIDSLYRVYRQPEIFLTLYGAPGLEDKRLFIGYPKSATQKPVVLRDDNLSVRPRKFSVYDNFLGLGLLFLLATHAFLFTFYHRAFLRFYSLRDLLSLRAEEDSFLINRPLSSTNILFILNLSFIVAYLILFVQSRNFDVFASRRLLADQRLSLLIGEFFLLSGISFITLVGKYVALEILGGLYKLQGIINVHFFKVLQSSMLFFTLLTLALIIIAYNTAGTSWSESVLLLPLVVFYTARLALLYVVIRSMEPIKNLYLFSYLCIVELIPLIVGLRFAL